The DNA segment GGGGTGGTGAGGGTGCGGGCCCGCTGCCGGGAGTACGGGGAGGGGGAGGTCCGGATCCAGGTGCACAGGATGCCGGAGGAGCCGGGGATATAATCGTCTCCGGATATTTTGGAACGGGATCTTTCGAGAGGGGGTATTTCGTGAAGCAGGTTGCAGACGGCGTCTTCGCGCTCGAGCTCGAGATGAACCTCTCGGGACGCAGCCGCGTGATCCACCCGGTCCTCATCGCCGGGGCCGAGGGCGCGACGCTCGTGGACGCAGGGCTCCCCGGACAGCTCGACGATCTGAGGCGGGAAGTCGCGGCGGCCGGCGCGGACTTCGGGGATATCCGGCGCGTCGTCCTAACCCACCAGGACATAGACCACATCGGGGCTCTCCCGGAAGTCGTCGGGGCGCTCGAGGGAGACGTCGAGGTCCTGGCGCACGAGGACGACCGGCCGTACATCGAGGGCGAGCGTACCCCGATAAAGCTCAGCCCCGAGCGGTTGGCGCGGATGGTCTCCTCGCTCCCCGGCGATGAGCGGCGGCGTATGGAGAGCCTTCTTGCCAGCCCGCCCTCCGCCAGGCTCACCCGCACCCTCTCCGACGGGGAGGTGCTGCCGGTTCACGGCGGGATAAGGGTCATCCACACCCCCGGCCACACCCCGGGGCACATCAGCCTCTTCCTGGAGGGTGCGCGGGTCCTTATCTCCGGCGACGAGCTCAACGTCGAGGACGGCGAGCTCGTCGGTCCGGCCGAAGGCGCGACCCCGGACATGGAGCGGGCGCTGGCATCCCTCGCGAAGCTCGCGCCCTGCGATGTGGAGTACGTGATCTGCTACCACGGCGGAGTCTACGGCCCGGGGGCCCGGGAGAGGATCTCCGCCCTCGCGGAGGGGAGGTAGAGATGGAGTACAGGAAGATCGGCTCGCTCTCGGTCTCGGTCGTCGGGCTGGGATGCAACAACTTCGGGTGGCGGCTCGACGAGCGTGAGACCGCAGGCGTGGTCGCCGCCGCGCTCGATGCGGGCGTAAACTTCTTCGACACCGCGGACGTCTACGGCGGGACCAGAAGCGAGGAGTTCCTCGGACGGGCGCTCGGCTCCCGGCGCGAGGAAGCCGTGATCGCCACCAAGTTCGGCAGCGAGATCGACGAGGAGCGAAAAGGAGCCCACCCCGACTACGTCCGGCGGGCCGTCGAGGACAGCCTCAGGCGCCTCGGCACCGACTACATAGACCTCTACCAGCTCCACCGGCCCGACCCGGAGGTGCCGATAGGAGAGACGCTCGCCGCGCTCGACGAACTGGTGAAGGCGGGGAAGGTGCGTGAGATCGGCTGCTCGAACTTCTCCGCCGACCAGCTCCGGGAGGCCGGGGAGGTGGTGCGCGACGGGGCGGCGCGATTCGTGAGCGTCCAGAACGAGTACAGCCTGCTCCACCGCGAACCGGAGCGGGAGGTGCTCCCCGAGTGCGAGCGGCAGGGAATGGCCTTCCTCCCGTACTTCCCGCTCGCCAACGGCCTCCTCACGGGCAAGTACCGCCGGGGACGGCCCGTACCGGAGGGAACCCGCATAGCCGGAAGCGAACGCTTCAGGAAGCTCCTCTCGGAGGAAAATCTGGAGGTGGTCGAGAGGCTGATCGCCTTCTCCGAAGAGCGTGGGCACACCATCCTCGACCTCGCCTTCTCCTGGCTCCTCTCCCGCCCCACGGTCGCCTCGGTCATCGCGGGGGCGACCTCGCCCGAACAGGTGCGGAGCAACGCCTCCGCCGCCGGGTGGAAGCTTACCGGCGACGATCTGGACAAGATGGAGACCATCCTTCCAGGGTAGGCGTCAGGCAGGGAGCGGAGCTCTTCAACCCCGCTTCGCGTCCCGCAGCACCTCGAGCGCGCAGTTGCGCCCCGGCGCCCCGAAGACCGCCCCGCCGGGCCAGACCCCGGCCCCGCAGAGGTAGAGTCCGCGGAGTGGCGTGCGGTAGCCGTCCAGCCCCGGCGCGGGCCTCCCGGAGAACATCAGCTCCGGCCGCATCTCGCCGTGGAAGATGTTGCCGCCGGTGATCCCGATCTTCTCCTCGATCTCGCGCGGGCCGAGCACCTCCATGCGTTCGACCGCTCCGGGGAGGTTCGGCGCGTACTGCGCGAGGGTCGCGACGATGTTCTCGCCGATCTCCTCGCGCCTCTCCTCCCAGCTGCCTTCCGCCAGGTCGTAGGGGGCGTACTGGGAGAAGATGCTCATCACGTGCCTGCCCGGAGGCGCGAGCCCGTCTTCGGTCGCGCTCTGGATGTACGCCTCTAGGAACGGCCTCTGCGAGGGGCGGCCGCGCGCGCAATCCTCCCACGCTCTCTGCAGGTAGTCCATGGAGGGGTTTATGACGATCGCGCCGGTGTGCTGCGGCCCGACCTCCTTCCCCGGCAGGGCCTCGAAGTCCGGGAGCTCGCCGAGCGCCAGGAAGACCTTGACCACGGAGCCCTTCACCGGCAGCCGTCTCACGCCCTCGACGAGTTCCTGCGGCAGCCTCTCCTCCCCCACCATCCCGAGGAAGGTCCGGTGCGGGTCGGCACTCGAGAGGATGGTATCCGCCTCGAAAGAACGGCCGTCGGAGAGGACGACGCCGCGCACGCCCCCGTCGTCGAGCTCCACCCGCTCGACCTCTGCCCCGGTGAGGATCTCGGCCCCGTGCTCCCTGGCGGAGGAGGCGATCGCCTCCGCGACCTCACCCATCCCGCCGCGCACATAGCCCCAGGCGCCCTGATGTCCCCCGACGCTGCCCAGGACGTGGTGGAACTTGACGTAGGCGGTGCCGGGATCGCGCGGCCCGGCGTTCGTCCCGATCACACCCCCCACGCACAGCGGGGCCTTGACCTCCTCGGACTCGAAGAAGCGGTCGCGTACCTCCGCGACGCTGGACTTGGTGAGGGTGCGCCAGTCCT comes from the Rubrobacter naiadicus genome and includes:
- a CDS encoding aldo/keto reductase, with translation MEYRKIGSLSVSVVGLGCNNFGWRLDERETAGVVAAALDAGVNFFDTADVYGGTRSEEFLGRALGSRREEAVIATKFGSEIDEERKGAHPDYVRRAVEDSLRRLGTDYIDLYQLHRPDPEVPIGETLAALDELVKAGKVREIGCSNFSADQLREAGEVVRDGAARFVSVQNEYSLLHREPEREVLPECERQGMAFLPYFPLANGLLTGKYRRGRPVPEGTRIAGSERFRKLLSEENLEVVERLIAFSEERGHTILDLAFSWLLSRPTVASVIAGATSPEQVRSNASAAGWKLTGDDLDKMETILPG
- a CDS encoding phytoene desaturase family protein; the encoded protein is MSGRYDAIVVGAGHNGLIAAAYLARARLRVLVLERREIIGGATVTEEIWPGHRLSTCSYVCSLLLPEVVKDLDLPRHGYSVRPLDPQYFVPFPDGRYMISHLDTERTKREIARFSEKDAENYDAYQAMWDRIIGRMRPLMLGPAPSPAQLEAAFSGPEGEEDWRTLTKSSVAEVRDRFFESEEVKAPLCVGGVIGTNAGPRDPGTAYVKFHHVLGSVGGHQGAWGYVRGGMGEVAEAIASSAREHGAEILTGAEVERVELDDGGVRGVVLSDGRSFEADTILSSADPHRTFLGMVGEERLPQELVEGVRRLPVKGSVVKVFLALGELPDFEALPGKEVGPQHTGAIVINPSMDYLQRAWEDCARGRPSQRPFLEAYIQSATEDGLAPPGRHVMSIFSQYAPYDLAEGSWEERREEIGENIVATLAQYAPNLPGAVERMEVLGPREIEEKIGITGGNIFHGEMRPELMFSGRPAPGLDGYRTPLRGLYLCGAGVWPGGAVFGAPGRNCALEVLRDAKRG
- a CDS encoding MBL fold metallo-hydrolase codes for the protein MKQVADGVFALELEMNLSGRSRVIHPVLIAGAEGATLVDAGLPGQLDDLRREVAAAGADFGDIRRVVLTHQDIDHIGALPEVVGALEGDVEVLAHEDDRPYIEGERTPIKLSPERLARMVSSLPGDERRRMESLLASPPSARLTRTLSDGEVLPVHGGIRVIHTPGHTPGHISLFLEGARVLISGDELNVEDGELVGPAEGATPDMERALASLAKLAPCDVEYVICYHGGVYGPGARERISALAEGR